In Salvelinus sp. IW2-2015 linkage group LG23, ASM291031v2, whole genome shotgun sequence, a genomic segment contains:
- the LOC111950935 gene encoding mitochondrial fission factor, protein MASSGFRGDVSQVRGGRDPVFSEAINQKMRVPDRLRVGPGMGQGGEEARQGRAERPASYSMHIPDRLSLTDAPDMSPRPLFTSSKHNSALPLGLAWEAQQQGAWDRDPYMREPVQSPLRRSYSDQAFGRSDPDTPTSKQALHTPTFRGGXGCPPKRSAAAANPMPLGLPAIPPSHLSPTTMLQAAKELGQQASQRLLQTVTQKYRFSYPEHPTTAVVEAPPVYVEPARKSVMQDSWMSPDDEGSAAAVEFIVLRRQVVKMSRRLAGLERQNAECRQTELVLFSLLISACLLNGWLWIRR, encoded by the exons ATGGCCTCTTCGGGATTTCGGGGTGACGTTTCCCAGGTGCGTGGCGGCCGTGACCCCGTCTTCTCTGAGGCCATCAACCAGAAGATGCGTGTCCCAGACCGGCTGAGAGTGGGGCCAGGCATGGGACAGGGAGGGGAAGAAGCGAGGCAGGGGCGTGCTGAGCGTCCCGCTTCCTATAGCATGCACATCCCAGACAGGCTGTCTCTCACAG ATGCCCCGGATATGAGCCCCCGTCCACTGTTCACGTCATCCAAGCACAACTCAGCCCTCCCCCTGGGGCTTGCATGGGAGGCACAGCAGCAAGGTGCCTGGGACAGAGACCCCTACATGAGGGAACCAGTGCAG AGTCCCCTGCGGAGGTCCTACAGTGACCAGGCTTTTGGCAGGAGTGACCCTGACACCCCCACCTCCAAACAGGCACTGCACACCCCCACCTT TCGTGGCGGTRCAGGATGCCCCCCTAAGCGCTCCGCTGCTGCTGCAAACCCCATGCCCCTGGGGCTCCCTGCCATCCCACCCAGCCACCTGTCCCCAACGACCATGCTACAGGCCGCCAAGGAACTGGGCCAGCAGGCCTCACAGCGCCTCCTGCAGACTGTCACACAGAAATACAG GTTCAGTTATCCTGAACACCCGACGACTGCTGTGGTCGAGGCACCCCCTGTGTACGTTGAACCAGCCAGGAAAAG TGTCATGCAGGACTCCTGGATGAGCCCAGATGATGAGGGAAGTGCCGCAGCTGTGGAGTTCATCGTACTCAGGAGACAG GTGGTAAAGATGAGTCGTCGTCTGGCGGGTCTGGAAAGGCAGAATGCTGAATGCAGACAGACGGAGCTGGTGCTCTTCTCCCTGCTCATTTCTGCCTGCCTGCTCAACGGATGGCTCTGGATACGCAGATAA